In the Streptomyces sp. cg36 genome, one interval contains:
- a CDS encoding transcriptional regulator: MDAATFAAVFIALYVAHSVGDHWVQTSHQSAHKGRPGWVGRLADARHVATLTLTKLAVLLPAAALLGLHLSAPGVVVGLAVDAASHWWADRRTTLAWLARVTGKGEFYRLGAPRPGRDDNPHIGTGAYALDQSFHHLWLLVAALIIATV, from the coding sequence ATGGACGCCGCCACCTTCGCCGCCGTGTTCATCGCCCTCTACGTCGCCCACAGCGTGGGCGACCACTGGGTGCAGACCTCTCACCAGTCCGCACACAAGGGCCGTCCCGGCTGGGTCGGCCGTCTCGCGGACGCCCGGCACGTCGCCACCCTCACCCTCACCAAGCTCGCCGTGCTCCTGCCGGCCGCCGCACTGCTGGGGCTGCACCTGTCGGCGCCCGGCGTCGTCGTCGGGCTCGCGGTCGACGCGGCCTCGCACTGGTGGGCCGACCGGCGCACCACCCTCGCGTGGCTCGCCCGGGTGACCGGCAAGGGCGAGTTCTACCGGCTCGGTGCCCCGCGCCCCGGCCGTGACGACAACCCGCACATCGGTACCGGCGCCTACGCGCTTGACCAGTCCTTCCATCACCTGTGGCTGCTGGTCGCGGCGCTCATCATCGCCACCGTCTGA
- a CDS encoding GntR family transcriptional regulator → MYQQIADALRDQIASGKLEPDAKLPTEAELREQYAVSRETVRKALAQLVNEGLVVSARPQGHFVRRRRPMVFRPQAEFRKRPYSPEMDAFMTEYSAEGREPRQEIEVGIVEPPAEVAKRLHLEAGELVAVRKRVRYLDGEPFNINDSYFPLAIVRDSEIMRPEDITRGANEVLAELGYRQARALDELYVRMPTPEQVHRLDLGPGTPVGVHVVTGFTTEGKPVRVAVTVLPGDRHVISYERQREAPTEEA, encoded by the coding sequence ATGTATCAGCAGATCGCGGACGCGCTCCGCGATCAGATCGCGTCCGGGAAGCTCGAACCCGACGCCAAGCTCCCGACCGAGGCAGAGCTTCGCGAGCAGTACGCCGTGTCACGCGAGACGGTGCGCAAGGCGCTGGCCCAGCTCGTCAACGAAGGTCTCGTGGTCTCCGCCCGGCCGCAGGGGCACTTCGTCCGCCGTCGGCGGCCGATGGTGTTCCGACCCCAGGCCGAGTTTCGGAAGCGGCCCTACTCACCGGAGATGGACGCCTTCATGACCGAGTACTCGGCAGAGGGGCGGGAGCCAAGGCAAGAGATCGAAGTGGGTATCGTCGAGCCTCCGGCAGAGGTGGCCAAGCGACTTCATCTGGAGGCCGGTGAGCTGGTCGCGGTACGCAAGCGCGTGCGGTACCTCGATGGTGAGCCTTTCAACATCAACGACAGCTACTTCCCGCTGGCCATAGTGCGAGACTCCGAGATCATGCGTCCGGAGGACATCACTCGCGGCGCGAACGAGGTACTGGCCGAGCTCGGGTACCGACAGGCACGGGCTTTGGACGAGTTGTACGTCCGGATGCCGACGCCCGAGCAGGTACACAGGCTGGACCTCGGCCCCGGAACACCCGTGGGGGTACACGTGGTAACCGGCTTCACGACGGAAGGAAAACCTGTGCGGGTGGCAGTGACCGTGCTTCCTGGTGATCGGCACGTGATCTCGTATGAGCGCCAGCGCGAAGCGCCGACAGAGGAAGCATGA
- a CDS encoding GNAT family N-acetyltransferase has product MSDLHIRPGDPAEIDTVEALLRGASAWLASRGIDQWQYPPHSDRIKAALEQGVCFLAFKDGEPVATLQIDNFADPEFWTPADGPTSALYVHRMAVSRGAAGVGIGRELLDWAAARAAAQGKRWLRLDAWKDNPGLQRYYEDMGFKLVRIIDLPHRRSGALFQRPTTEATHPSP; this is encoded by the coding sequence ATGAGCGATCTGCACATCAGACCAGGCGACCCCGCCGAGATCGATACGGTGGAAGCGCTACTGCGAGGGGCTTCCGCTTGGCTCGCATCTCGCGGCATCGATCAATGGCAGTACCCACCGCACAGCGACCGCATCAAGGCAGCGCTGGAACAGGGCGTGTGCTTCCTCGCCTTCAAAGACGGCGAGCCAGTAGCAACGCTCCAAATCGACAACTTCGCCGACCCTGAGTTCTGGACACCAGCCGACGGCCCGACGTCCGCGCTCTACGTGCATCGCATGGCCGTGAGCAGGGGCGCGGCCGGCGTGGGCATCGGCCGCGAGCTGCTGGATTGGGCCGCAGCGCGGGCGGCAGCACAAGGCAAACGATGGCTTCGCCTGGACGCTTGGAAGGACAATCCAGGACTCCAGCGCTACTACGAAGACATGGGCTTCAAGCTTGTTCGCATTATCGACCTGCCTCACCGCAGGTCAGGAGCACTCTTCCAGCGGCCGACCACGGAGGCCACGCACCCAAGCCCATGA
- a CDS encoding DUF3800 domain-containing protein: MQPKLHAFFDEAGQRSQSQKSSDHFVMSAVVVADGDLPQAAAFLAALRTDLRRRPGDVLHWQNFKSHTDRLHAARSLAAQRWATISSVIVCKRHLSAGATRLDDDQAYLYTFRFLLERLSWLARDSGSILEYTLAHVVRFKLAKLRQYESILQATNPNECRIAWQALDPRGGRLDQPSRVEMLQCADLAASATYAAFNEDRFGNTEPRYLQELSPRLYRRGAAPLTSYGLKMHPWNDSTKAAYPWVAAL, from the coding sequence GTGCAGCCGAAGCTGCACGCGTTTTTCGACGAGGCTGGTCAACGGTCTCAATCCCAGAAGTCAAGTGATCACTTCGTCATGTCGGCCGTCGTGGTAGCGGATGGCGACCTCCCGCAGGCTGCCGCGTTCCTCGCTGCACTCCGCACAGACCTGCGGCGACGTCCTGGGGATGTCCTGCACTGGCAGAACTTCAAGTCCCACACTGATCGACTCCACGCGGCAAGGTCCCTCGCGGCACAGCGTTGGGCCACGATCTCCAGCGTCATCGTCTGTAAGAGGCATCTGTCGGCGGGGGCGACTCGTCTCGATGATGATCAGGCATACCTCTACACCTTTCGCTTTCTGCTGGAACGCCTGTCATGGCTCGCGCGCGACTCCGGATCGATCCTGGAGTACACCCTTGCGCATGTGGTGCGCTTCAAGCTGGCGAAGCTCCGCCAGTACGAATCGATCCTGCAGGCGACGAATCCGAACGAGTGCCGGATCGCCTGGCAGGCTCTCGACCCCAGGGGTGGGCGGCTGGATCAACCGTCGCGAGTCGAGATGTTGCAGTGTGCTGACCTTGCGGCCTCGGCCACATATGCGGCCTTCAATGAGGATCGGTTCGGCAATACGGAGCCGCGCTACCTGCAAGAGCTGAGTCCGCGCCTGTATAGACGTGGTGCTGCGCCGTTGACGTCGTACGGCCTGAAGATGCATCCGTGGAACGACAGCACAAAGGCCGCCTACCCGTGGGTAGCGGCCTTGTGA
- a CDS encoding DNA-binding protein: MSAPRRRSLSFAEAFDLPLTVDLPTAARALGICSATGYKLIRLGSFPCPVLRVGGQYRIPTAFLLRALGIEERPVYTVPLDNEEDAVPRTHHSGTEVRA, from the coding sequence GTGAGCGCCCCGCGGCGCCGGTCCCTGTCCTTCGCCGAGGCGTTCGACCTCCCTTTGACCGTCGATCTTCCGACGGCCGCGCGGGCTCTCGGCATCTGCTCGGCCACTGGCTACAAGCTCATCCGCCTCGGCAGCTTTCCGTGCCCTGTCCTTCGGGTCGGCGGCCAGTACCGCATCCCCACGGCCTTTCTCCTGAGGGCACTAGGCATCGAGGAAAGGCCTGTGTACACCGTCCCTCTCGACAACGAAGAGGACGCGGTGCCCCGCACACACCACTCTGGAACGGAGGTTCGCGCATGA
- a CDS encoding Crp/Fnr family transcriptional regulator — MYSFDEQWLGLVSQGRKHHFSEGEVLIPWAVELDEVLALTNGLVNAVIDLKSGGEQVLACRKPPWVLGDLSAVEGGITSARVVAVTRGTAVRISVREFNASLVRNGIPPQAHARALRWGYDLDLMHLKDRILPLHTRVAVFLAQVAGETNPPALRECPRDVLAGFFHVDRRTLQKALKRLKEAGAIALGREQVLIKDKRALHVAAAEPDEF; from the coding sequence GTGTATTCGTTCGACGAACAATGGCTGGGGCTGGTTTCCCAGGGGCGGAAGCACCACTTCTCCGAAGGGGAGGTGCTGATTCCGTGGGCGGTGGAGCTGGATGAGGTCCTGGCGCTGACGAACGGGCTGGTGAACGCTGTCATCGACCTGAAGAGCGGCGGCGAGCAGGTGCTGGCCTGCCGGAAGCCGCCGTGGGTGCTCGGTGACCTGTCCGCGGTCGAGGGTGGGATCACCAGTGCGCGAGTGGTGGCCGTGACGCGCGGTACGGCGGTCCGCATCTCTGTACGGGAGTTCAACGCTTCCCTGGTCCGCAACGGGATCCCTCCTCAGGCCCATGCCCGGGCGCTGCGTTGGGGCTACGACCTCGACCTCATGCATCTCAAGGACCGGATCCTGCCACTGCACACCAGAGTCGCTGTCTTCCTGGCGCAGGTTGCTGGGGAGACCAACCCCCCGGCGCTGAGGGAGTGTCCGCGGGATGTGCTTGCTGGTTTCTTCCACGTCGACCGCCGAACGCTCCAGAAGGCCCTGAAGCGACTGAAGGAAGCCGGCGCCATTGCGCTGGGGAGGGAGCAGGTCCTCATCAAGGACAAGCGGGCATTGCACGTGGCTGCCGCGGAGCCGGATGAGTTCTGA
- a CDS encoding DNA-binding protein: MARRKLSHEGTLVLDCEGLSKFVNDHEPVVALAAEARKRGMEVVISALTIIEATHRRTDKARLAWVLSGVRIVPIGDEDAKAASALLLNTGLHGHEYAIDAVVAEMALRQQRPVVMLTSDIDDMAKLCGDRVRLIAV, from the coding sequence GTGGCCCGCCGCAAGCTGAGCCATGAGGGCACCCTCGTTCTCGACTGCGAGGGACTGTCCAAGTTCGTCAACGATCACGAGCCGGTGGTCGCGCTGGCTGCCGAGGCGCGCAAGCGCGGCATGGAAGTGGTGATCAGCGCCCTCACCATCATCGAGGCCACCCACCGTCGAACGGACAAGGCGAGACTCGCGTGGGTGCTGTCCGGGGTACGTATCGTCCCCATCGGTGACGAGGACGCCAAAGCTGCCTCCGCGCTCCTGCTGAACACCGGCCTGCACGGCCATGAATACGCCATCGACGCGGTCGTCGCCGAGATGGCGCTGCGGCAGCAGCGGCCGGTCGTGATGCTCACCTCCGACATCGACGACATGGCGAAGTTGTGCGGAGATCGGGTGCGTCTCATCGCGGTCTGA
- a CDS encoding ATP-grasp domain-containing protein — MPVRTINERVAVVVDGHSTGALLAPAFTAYGIGAVHVENRAERSEAHLRTFAPETYRACYAYEGDLGALVGALRPHQVGWVVAGTDSGVALADRLAAALGLPGHNDPATSAARRDKLEMQRALARAGVPAAWHEAVTTAEAARTAAARHGGAPVILKPLRSGGTDGVLLCADPAEAARAAGKLLGSATIYGERNDAVLVQEYLPGDEYMVNCVSARGRHTVLETWRSVKTVVGTSPVYDYTELLAPDDPSARSVAAYVGRALTAVGILWGPSHTEVIVTPDGPRLVETAARPQGTADLSAITRATGRNPLTETVHALLDPDLYAAGGPPPPAPRRAARGVSFICPRGGRLRRDLDWAPVRQLPSFHSLLAPAPRAGEYIAPTTDLFTRPGAVYLIHEDQDTVERDHATIRRWEAEGFYDIEEGG; from the coding sequence ATGCCGGTGCGGACGATCAACGAGCGGGTGGCCGTCGTGGTGGACGGCCACTCCACGGGGGCGCTGCTGGCGCCCGCGTTCACCGCGTACGGGATCGGCGCGGTGCACGTCGAGAACCGCGCGGAACGCTCCGAGGCCCATCTGCGGACGTTCGCGCCGGAGACCTACCGGGCCTGCTACGCGTACGAGGGGGACCTCGGCGCGCTGGTCGGGGCGCTGCGCCCGCACCAAGTCGGCTGGGTGGTCGCGGGCACCGACTCCGGGGTGGCGCTGGCCGACCGCCTCGCCGCCGCGCTGGGCCTGCCCGGCCACAACGACCCGGCGACCTCGGCGGCCCGCCGCGACAAGCTGGAGATGCAGCGCGCGCTGGCCCGCGCCGGGGTGCCCGCCGCCTGGCACGAGGCGGTGACCACGGCGGAGGCGGCCCGGACGGCGGCGGCGCGGCACGGCGGGGCGCCGGTGATCCTCAAGCCGCTGCGCAGCGGCGGCACCGACGGCGTACTGCTCTGCGCCGACCCCGCGGAGGCCGCCCGGGCCGCCGGGAAGCTGCTGGGCAGCGCCACGATCTACGGCGAGCGCAACGACGCGGTGCTGGTCCAGGAGTACCTGCCGGGCGACGAGTACATGGTCAACTGCGTGAGCGCGCGCGGCCGGCACACCGTCCTGGAGACCTGGCGGTCGGTGAAGACGGTGGTGGGCACGTCACCGGTGTACGACTACACCGAACTCCTCGCCCCGGACGACCCGTCGGCGCGGAGCGTGGCCGCGTACGTGGGCCGGGCGCTCACCGCGGTCGGCATCCTGTGGGGCCCCTCCCACACCGAGGTCATCGTCACCCCGGACGGCCCGCGCCTGGTGGAGACGGCCGCGCGCCCACAGGGCACCGCGGACCTCTCCGCGATCACCCGGGCCACCGGCCGCAACCCGCTGACGGAGACGGTCCACGCGCTGCTCGACCCCGACCTGTACGCCGCGGGCGGCCCGCCCCCGCCCGCGCCGCGCCGGGCGGCCCGGGGCGTCAGCTTCATCTGCCCCCGCGGCGGCCGGCTCCGCCGCGACCTCGACTGGGCCCCGGTGCGCCAACTCCCCTCCTTCCACAGCCTGCTGGCCCCGGCCCCCCGGGCGGGCGAGTACATCGCGCCCACCACGGACCTCTTCACCCGCCCGGGCGCGGTGTACCTGATCCACGAGGACCAGGACACGGTGGAACGCGACCACGCGACGATCCGGCGGTGGGAGGCGGAGGGGTTCTACGACATCGAGGAGGGGGGCTGA
- a CDS encoding pyridoxamine 5'-phosphate oxidase family protein — MTNPTVRTLDERIRDTRRHLEQDVDTWVSTASADGTPHLVPLSFLWDGEEILISTVRTAPTSRNLLAGGSVRLAFGATRDVVLAEGRATAVEEHVLDAATADAFAAKTGFDPRQEKQEYVYFRIRPQRVQAWREADELAGRTLMRDGTWLA; from the coding sequence ATGACGAACCCCACGGTGCGCACGCTCGACGAACGGATCCGGGACACCCGGCGGCACTTGGAGCAGGACGTGGACACCTGGGTGTCGACGGCCTCGGCGGACGGCACCCCCCACCTCGTCCCGCTCTCCTTCCTCTGGGACGGCGAGGAGATCCTCATCTCCACCGTCCGCACCGCCCCCACCAGCCGCAACCTGCTGGCGGGCGGCTCGGTGCGGCTGGCCTTCGGCGCGACCCGCGACGTGGTGCTGGCCGAGGGCCGGGCCACCGCGGTCGAGGAGCACGTGCTGGACGCGGCGACGGCCGACGCCTTCGCCGCGAAGACGGGCTTCGACCCGCGCCAGGAGAAGCAGGAGTACGTCTACTTCCGCATCCGCCCGCAGCGCGTCCAGGCGTGGCGGGAGGCCGACGAACTCGCGGGCCGCACGCTGATGAGGGACGGAACCTGGCTGGCCTGA
- a CDS encoding dipeptide epimerase, giving the protein MDSLQFAVVRQEIAFGLPYTYARGHDLTCTVVRVELRDPPDSGGRTGRGEGAPFESWFEVSAEETVAELEAVGPLVESGTVGRDGLLGRLVQGAARNALDAALWDLAAKRAGVPVWRLLGTPEPKPLEIMTTISLADPDQLEQELAESRSSRVLKLKLGSPDADDDVRRLERTRAVRPDASLVVDVNGGWDLDVLRELLPLLDRHRVRMLEQPVDAAAEPGLAELHHPVPIVADESFETEDDLARVRGLYDGVNIKLDKCGGLTAALRIVRRARAEGLRVMVGCLPGSSLSAAVGFHAAQLAEFVDLDGHLRLVDDVEPKMRVKDGWLQPPQRGLWG; this is encoded by the coding sequence GTGGATTCCTTGCAGTTCGCCGTGGTGCGCCAGGAGATTGCGTTCGGACTTCCCTACACATACGCCCGCGGCCATGACCTCACCTGTACGGTCGTCCGCGTCGAGCTGCGCGACCCGCCGGATTCCGGCGGCCGGACCGGACGCGGCGAAGGGGCGCCCTTCGAGAGCTGGTTCGAGGTCTCCGCCGAGGAGACCGTCGCCGAACTCGAAGCGGTCGGCCCGCTCGTGGAGAGCGGCACGGTGGGCCGGGACGGCCTCCTCGGCCGGCTCGTCCAGGGCGCCGCCCGCAACGCGCTGGACGCGGCCCTGTGGGACCTGGCGGCCAAGCGCGCCGGCGTCCCCGTCTGGCGGCTGCTCGGCACGCCGGAGCCCAAGCCGCTGGAGATCATGACCACCATCTCCCTGGCCGACCCCGACCAGTTGGAGCAGGAGCTCGCCGAGAGCCGCTCGTCCCGCGTCCTCAAGCTCAAACTCGGCTCCCCGGACGCCGACGACGACGTGCGCAGACTGGAGCGGACCCGGGCCGTGCGCCCCGACGCGAGCCTCGTCGTCGACGTGAACGGCGGCTGGGACCTGGACGTACTGCGCGAACTGCTGCCGCTCCTGGACCGGCACCGCGTCCGGATGCTCGAACAGCCCGTGGACGCCGCCGCCGAACCCGGCCTGGCCGAACTGCACCACCCCGTACCGATCGTGGCCGACGAGTCCTTCGAGACCGAGGACGACCTGGCCCGGGTCCGCGGCCTGTACGACGGCGTCAACATCAAGCTCGACAAGTGCGGCGGTCTCACGGCCGCCCTGCGCATCGTCCGCCGCGCCCGCGCCGAGGGCCTGCGCGTCATGGTCGGCTGCCTGCCCGGCAGTTCGCTCTCGGCCGCCGTCGGCTTCCACGCCGCCCAGCTGGCCGAATTCGTCGACCTGGACGGCCATCTGCGCCTGGTCGACGACGTCGAGCCGAAGATGCGGGTCAAGGACGGCTGGCTGCAGCCGCCGCAGCGGGGGCTGTGGGGATGA